A segment of the Candidatus Nitrososphaera gargensis Ga9.2 genome:
TACAAGGCGGCGTGGCTTGGCATAAGAGTGATGGAGATAAGCGAGGCTTGGACATCACAGACATGCCATCACTGCCATGAAAAAGGGGAAAGAAAGACTCAGGGATTCTTCAGATGCAAGCACTGCGGGCTGGAGACAAACGCCGACTATAACGGCAGCATGAACATCATGCAACGAGCTCTTGGAATACTTTCAAGAGCAGGGGGCATCTTGACTATCCCCATTGAACCTCTGGTGATTGCAGACAGGAGCAAGGTGATCACAGGGGAATCCCACATGCTTCAGCGGTGGGAGTAGTCAAACAAAGAGAAATATTCAAGCATGTAGGATGGAAACTAGTATTTGACAAGGCTACTTGACCTAGGAATTGACCGAATAAGGAATCTGATAATGGACATGTCAGAAATCTCTGAGCGGTCAGTTATCACTGCTATAGAGTCGTATGAGAAGGGGAGCAGTGTAAAGAAGACGATATTTAACTGGTCCGAGCAATTGCGAGTCCTGCAAGATGAAGTTTCTGACCTAGCTATAGAGCTTATAGCAAGATACCAGCCTGTCGCAACCGACCTTCGATTCATACGGTCATGCATGGAGATTGCATATGGCTTCTCTAGATTTGGTAGGTATGCCTATGATATTGTAGATGTTCTTGAGACTATGGGATCCGTGGGTGAATGTGACAAGAGTGCCGTTCTGGAAATGTCATCAACAGCAAGGGAAATGATAAGGATGAGTGTGCTGGCGCTTCGCTCTAAAGATAAAGATGCTGCCCAGCAGCTTTACAAAATGGATGACACGGTTGATGCGCTTTATCGGAAGTATCTACGAGAGGCGCTTACCCCACCACACTCTACCGCTAATAAGGATAAGAGATTTGTAGATCCCCGCTGCTACATCTCAGCATTGCTTATTCTAAGATACCTTGAGCGCATTGCGGATCATGCGTGCTATATTGCTGACTCGGTTCATTACATAGTTACTGGTGAATCAAGCCCAAGGCGTTAGCACATATGGTCAAGATTAAAAACCATCATCCTACAACCTGAAATGGTTGGGTAAAATCAGGCTCAATTTTTTAATGTAAAAATTCTCTACTTAAATTTTGATATAGCTCATCACCGCATATCCATGGAAAATCAGGAACTCCTGCCACTACTACTCCCTTGATATTATTGCCATCAATGATTGTTTGTAGTTGGTACACACACAGACGTGTATTATTACCCACAAAATCTCTCATTTTTCTCTTGAGCTCATCATCTGCCATATTATTTACGTTGTAGATCGTTTACGAGCAGCAGCCCTTACATTTGCCAATTCCAATCCTGTCTGTGTTACCTGCATGCACAGAGGACACAACCGACAGAGAATAATATTTCGCGATAGCATCTGCGCTCGTTTCATTGTATTATTGTTGATAATTTTTGGGCATATACGCAAAAGAGTCAGAGGCTCTGTTGACTTATTGTCAGCTATGCTTCTATCTCTCCCTCCAGTGTATTATTGAGCAGACGAAAAGTTAACAGCATAGTTTTAAGGCAGTCCAAGAATTCTCCAAGCAACCCTTAAAACAAAATTCTCCTACTATTATAGCAGAGAGAGCAGTAGAGAGATATAAAATGCGGAAAAAATCCACAGCCGGCGACTCGCCACCATCATCATTTGAGCGAACAACAATCTTCTTTACTGACGAGCAGGATATGGCCTTTCTCAAAGACGATGCAATATTTTCTGATACATTCAATTCAAGAAGAAAGGCGGTAGACGAGCTAGCAAAGCGCTACAAACAAAGAGCCATTCCAGTCATCAGAGAAATCATTGATGCTTGCAGCACGCTCAAAGGGCAGGAGGACAACGATGTGTTTATCCGGTACTGTCAGATGTTTATAGAGGAGCTGCTAGAATCATCAAAAACTGCCAGTCGCCGTAATAATAATAGCAACAGCAAGTCCACTGACTGATTCAATATTAGGTAGTAAAATAAAGTCCTGTTATGCTTCAGCCATCCGCTCCTCTTTTGGTTTCTTTACTCTCTTACTACTACCTGCAAAAAGGTATTGCCGCAGATGGCCACTCACATGCTCCATCAGAGACAGCTCGTCCCGGTGTTCCCTGCCGCATATTTTACATTTCCAAGCCGCCATAGCCAGTCAGTATCTCGCTCTCTTACTCTGTCTTTGTTCTTTTTGCCATTTGTATCTTATCTTGTGCCATTGTCAGCGCTATGCATATACATTTTTCTTGCATCTACCATATGTATGTGACTGCCAAAATGTGAGTGAGAGACCACATCATCTTTTATTCTGGTATTGTCTTGTGAGAGGCAGAATCTTTTTTGTTATCCGAGACCAAGGGTCGGGACAATCCTTGTATATAGAGACTATCAGCACCGACCCTTCTTCTATTCCTTTACTTTTATTTTCATCAATCATTATTGTTGTCCTGAATACTTGTTCATATTCTGCGATAGAAAAGATTGTCATGCCCAGCTTGTTCTCCATAGTTCTCCTCATGTTCATGCAGATTAAAGATTGCATTGCAGCTAACTAGGACTCTTCTTGCGTTAGGAGCGGATTTGTCAATCCCTTGCGGTATTCTGCTGCCAACAAACTGCCATCAGCAGTTACCAATATGCCTGCAAATATAATACTCTCATCCAGCTCTAGTATTCGCAAGCAAAGTTGCGTACGTTCAATTTGTAACGTTGAAAATCTGTTTGCAAGCTAGTAGAAAAAACTTTATGTATATTTTAATAGCAGCGCTAAATTCTTCTAGAAAATTAGTGTAGAGCCAATAGAATTAATAAATATGACATATTGTGCACAGCTTTGAGTCGTTGGGAGACCATTCCATCTGTATCTTCGATAATAGAGCAAAAAATCATTTCGGTGCCATTTGTCGCAAAATCAATGACTCTATATCGGCTGGCCACGCAGTAATCTACATTGCTAAAGGTGAGCCTCTAAAGATATTGGCGAGGATGAAACGACATGGGATAATAGAAGGGGTGGAAGACAATATCCAAATTGGAGCGCTTAATCTTATGAACATTGCTACCATTTTTCCAGAAGCCACAGAGACAATGAGTGGAGAAGCAACAGATGCCGAAGTTGCTGCCGCTCACCTGCTGCAAAAATGGAAGAATGTAATCTATAAGACAAAACAACAAGGTGATAATAGAAGAAGAAAAAAGTACAAGGGTATCTTGATAGTCGCCGACGACATCTCTATTTTTGCCACTACAAAGAATTTTGGAATATTGTTGTTGTTTGAACAGAAAATAAGACAAAATGCAAGAGAGAAAAACTGGCTAGAGGTAATCTGCTGCTATAACAAAAAGATAATCAGTACCTGGCAATTAGCCACCATCAATTATAACTGACCTGCTGTTTTTGATCTGTACCGAGTACACCGCGCCGTATTTCTGCTCCAGTCCCAGCCGCAGAAAAAGCAGCATATGAAAGTACGTAAATTCTGCATCGTATCTTCTCCCGTACCTTCCGCGCGTCGCCTTGCTGAGGTACTGCCACTTGATGTACACCCACTCATTCTGTATAACAAGCGATGCCAGAACATAGAGGAAGCGCAGTGCTGGACTCCTGGATGACGTCCTGGCCCTGCTCTTTCCCATCGCCCTGTATGACGATTCTATGCCAAATCTCCTCCGGTACTCGTCAAACATCCGCCCTACCGGGATATTGACAAGGCCTGCGGCATAGTACATGTACTGGACGCCGCGTTTCTTCCTGTACCTTTTCTTCCGGTATTTGGCAACGGCATACAGCCTGAATGTGCATTTCTCGCCGGTGGCAGAATCTGTCATTTCGCAGTCCGGTACGACGAAACTATCCCTTCTTTTCCGGGTCAGTCTGGATAACGTGCCGCCTTTCCTGCCTCTTGGAAAAGCGGCTATGATGTACGGGATACGCATGGAATTGAGGTAGCTCATTACAGCTGCTGTAAAGAACCCCTTGTCAAGGAACAGGCATTTTATCACGATGCTCGCCTTCTGTACCTCTGCAAGCAGGTACCTGACTACTCCAACCAGTGCTTCCCCCTCCCGGATGTACCTGGTGGCCAAGGTGAACCTCCTTCCATGGAGCATCACGTAGGCGCTGGCGTACGTGAAAAAGTGGGTCGTGCCGCTCCTGGCCCTGCCGCGTCTGACATCCCCCTCATTCTCAGGCTCGCCGTGGTAGGGAACGTCTGTCATGTCGATGGCTATGTCGACAGCTCGATTGTGCAGGGTCTCCGCCACCCTTTTCTGCAGCAGCCTGTTGGCGGCCGACTGAATCCACGAAATGTCAATCTTGGACACGTGGTACTGGACATCCCTCCTGGACGGGGTGCTGGCCAGAGTACAGCAGGCTTGTGTTATGGATGTCCCACCGGTACAGGCATAGACCACAGAATTTGCTATATCGACTACTGAATACCGCCTTTTTCTGAAATCGGCTGGCCTGAAGACTGGCAGCAGTACGTTTACTGCATTACCAAGTACTCTCTCATGTGTCAAAAAATGTTTGTCGGTAGGTTCTTGGGTAAATGTACCGCACTGGATTGGCAGGGTTCTCACAAACCATGCGTCTCTGGTGGCAGCTTTAGCTGTTGCCAGGGACGCCCTTCAACAATCGACTAAAAAGCTGCTCACAAACTCGTTATTGCCAAGTACTGATAATAGATGAAATGCCAATACGTCATCTTGTTCCTCTGCTCAAGAGCCATAGCCACAACCTGCTTGGTAGAGATTGGATAGAGAGAAGAATTGATGATTATCGAATATTGTCTATCATGGAGAAAGGGATAGATGATATTGTTGGAAAAAACTCTGGCAGACTTTTCTTCCACACACTCAGACTGGTTTATGGAATTGATGAGGACAAAATTATCCAGCAACCAGAATTGCTAGAAGAAAAACTGCAAAAGCTATTTGGCAAATCAGGCAATGCAGTCTTGCAATCTGTTGGTAATCGACTTAGAAATGAAATCTATGAGGGGTGCTAAAGAGAGAACTATGTCTCTAGTGTTCTCGTCTTTTTGTATAGGCACAATGAGGGCACACATACCAAAATCATAGCCTCTTATCATTTCAAGTTCGACACACTTGCCGCAGATGCCGCATTTACCAATGGTCTTGACCCTGTGGGCTTGGCTCACGTCACATCACCTCTTCTCTATATCGCTCAGACGACGATCAAGTTCGCTTTATGACGAATTTTGGTCTGTCTAAACTTGCCGATTGAGAACCTGTTTAACTCCCACCAAGTCCGCACTTGAATTGCTGCGGCGCAACCTTGTGCGACCTACTGTCGAATTCTTGGCCAAATGTAAGGCAATGGCTGTGGCTGATCGATTATGGCCAATAAATCCTCAAAAGCAGCGTTTGGATAAAGCGATAAATGCAACTTTGCGGGCAATAATCATAATAACTATAAGTTGAGCTCTGCCAACGGGTCAAAGCTGTGTCTGCAAATGATGAATGATGGTAGAAGAAAGTTTTGTCAGAATACTTACGGTAGTAGCATTATTTTCTGTAGGCACAGTATCAGCAATTACAACCGCCACAAAAGAATCCAGAATAGCAGCAGCGCCTGCAACAGTACACAGATATGGCACACTAGCAGAGACAAAATGGCATGAAGTTATGATAGACGATTATTACAGAATTGAAAGCGCTCTTTTACATGTCAAAGAAAATGGTTTTGCTTTCTCTTAGTTGTTGATGAAGAAAAAACAACACTACACAGGATATATTGCAAATAGCAAAGATGCACAGCCATGCACAACATATTATGATTACTACTATATCTTTGGAAAGTAAAAAGCTCGCATTTCTGAAGAGGTCAACAGAGAAACGAAGGCTATGAGCGAGAGAGCTGGATCAACGCAGAGACTGGCGAAGTTTTTGCTTTCTGAAATAAGTGGCAGCGTGTGATATAATACTGAATGATATATAATATAGGCAGCGGTCAAAAAGGCTCAGAAGAAGAGGGCACATCTGGGAAAGCTTTAATGAAATAATGAGAATGTATAACTCATGGTTCTCCTCGATGCCCTACATTTGAAAACCATATTCTCCAATGTAGGCAGGATGATTAGGGGAGCAACAGATGAGAATACGTCAAGAGCAATTGATGTACTTTCAAGCACTCCGGATTACTACAAGAAAATTGCCCTTTCTGATATCGAAATTGTACTGAAAGCTAAATCTATAATCTCCGAAGACTTGGATAGTATAGCACAGAAAATAAACCTAGCATTCAAGACTTCAGATGTCAAGCTTCTAAATGAAGTCATGAATAAACATGGAAAAACTATCGCCATTGTACTAGCTTTATCTACGGCAAGATGGGAAAATCAAAAACTGCTCTGGCAGCATATAAATCAAAATAACAGCGAGCAGATGCCCGTAGACATACTAGACAAAGAAATAGCAAGAATTGACGAGCTTGCCATGAATTTGGAATTGACACTGCCATCACTCAAAGGGAATATTTTCCAAACAGAAAAGAAACACAAAGAAGAGGACTATCACTATACTTTGAGAGGTGGATACAACGTCCCTATCGACAAGATGTACAACCTTGTAGTGTACAACATCAAGAGAACCGGTTTTCTGAAGATAGTTGAAGCAAACGAGGGTGCCAGAGTAATACGATTTACAAGCGACAAAATAGAAGACCCAAGGGGAATTATTGAGTTTACGATAACTCTAGTGGATAAAATTGATGGTGGCTCTTATTTCAGGCTGCACATCGAAGACGAGTAGATTCTGGCTGCAGTGCGTGCAGACGGCCTTCAGACGCGCATGGCAAAGAACTCAAATATGAAAACACCACAGGAGGGCTGTTGCTAAGGGAGCCGCCAGGGGCAAAAGA
Coding sequences within it:
- a CDS encoding phosphate signaling complex PhoU family protein, whose amino-acid sequence is MTRLLDLGIDRIRNLIMDMSEISERSVITAIESYEKGSSVKKTIFNWSEQLRVLQDEVSDLAIELIARYQPVATDLRFIRSCMEIAYGFSRFGRYAYDIVDVLETMGSVGECDKSAVLEMSSTAREMIRMSVLALRSKDKDAAQQLYKMDDTVDALYRKYLREALTPPHSTANKDKRFVDPRCYISALLILRYLERIADHACYIADSVHYIVTGESSPRR